Proteins from one Phaenicophaeus curvirostris isolate KB17595 chromosome 18, BPBGC_Pcur_1.0, whole genome shotgun sequence genomic window:
- the PSMA7 gene encoding proteasome subunit alpha type-7 — MSYDRAITVFSPDGHLFQVEYAQEAVKKGSTAVGVRGKDIVVLGVEKKSVAKLQDERTVRKICALDDNVCMAFAGLTADARIVINRARVECQSHRLTVEDPVTVEYITRYIASLKQRYTQSNGRRPFGISALIVGFDFDGTPRLYQTDPSGTYHAWKANAIGRGAKSVREFLEKNYTDEAIETDDLTIKLVIKALLEVVQSGGKNIELAVMRRDQPLKILNPEEIEKYVAEIEKEKEENEKKKQKKTS; from the exons ATGAGCTACGACCGCGCCATCACCGTCTTCTCCCCGGACGGGCACCTCTTCCAGGTGGAGTACGCCCAGGAGGCGGTGAAGAAGGGCTCCACCGCG GTTGGAGTAAGAGGGAAGGATATTGTTGTTCTTGGTGTGGAAAAGAAGTCTGTGGCAAAACTTCAGGATGAAAGAACTGTACGGAAGATCTGTGCTCTTGATGACAATGTCTGCATGGCTTTTGCAG GGCTGACGGCTGATGCCAGGATAGTTATAAATAGAGCTCGTGTGGAGTGTCAAAGCCACAGGCTGACGGTGGAGGATCCTGTCACCGTGGAGTACATCACGCGGTACATTGCCAGTCTGAAACAG AGATACACGCAGAGCAATGGCCGCAGACCTTTTGGTATCTCTGCTCTTATTGTGGGATTTGACTTTGATGGAACCCCACGACTGTACCAGACTGATCCCTCGGGTACCTACCATGCTTGGAAG GCCAATGCCATTGGCAGAGGAGCCAAATCTGTGCGTGAGTTTCTGGAAAAGAACTATACTGATGAAGCCATTGAAACAGATGATCTAACTATTAAGCTTGTCATCAAGGCTCTTCTGGAG GTTGTGCAGTCTGGTGGGAAGAACATCGAGCTGGCGGTTATGAGGCGAGACCAGCCGCTGAAG ATCCTAAACCCTGAAGAAATTGAGAAGTACGTTGCTgagattgaaaaagaaaaggaagaaaatgaaaagaaaaaacagaagaaaacatcatGA